The window GGATTACTTGTACCGGCAGTGAATTAAACTTGTATTTCGGACAGGTAGAGGTACTGTTGGGCAAGACAAACTATGAAAACCGCCTGGCCCAGGTTCCGCCTATATTGGACAAACTAAAAGAGCAATTCCCTCAGGAGAAGGGCACCCTTCACTTGGAAAACTATGATATATCTGACAAATCAGTCCGTTTCGTGCCGGACAGCGGGAATGAGGAGGGCGCCTTGGAGGCATCTGGGGATCAGGCAGATACTGCCGCAGAGCAGCCTTAGAGAGAATCCCTGCCCCCTAGGCGGCCGAAAGGCTGATAGGCAGCGGGGCAAGGGAGTGTGGATAAATCGCGAGAATTGTATAAAAAAATACACAAAAATCTATTGATTATTTATTCAAAAGACTATATTATATACTTATTGGATTATATCGTTCAATCATGCATTATTCTGCAGCTTGTCTGTGGAACCGCCCGCAGGGCCATGTATTAGGGGAAGTCCTTTGGGTATGGCCTCAGTTTCGGGGGAGACGGAAGTCTTCTGTAAACTGGGGATAAGGGGATGTATAAAATAATATTAATAAGACAACGAAGGAGGAAATACTCTTGTTAGAAATTAAAACCAATGAATCAGAAGCAGCTGCAAGAATTATTGTTATCGGAGTCGGCGGCGGCGGTAATAACGCAGTGAACCGCATGATCGAAGAGCAGATTGCAGGTGTAGAATTTATAGCCATCAATACGGACAAACAGGCACTCCAGTTGTGTAAGGCGCCCACATTGATGCAGATAGGCGAGAAGCTTACAAAAGGACTCGGCGCAGGTGCGCAGCCAGAAGTAGGGGAGAAAGCTGCGGAGGAGAGCGCAGAGGAGATTTCAGCGGCCCTTAAGGGTGCTGATATGGTATTCGTGACATGTGGCATGGGCGGCGGCACAGGTACTGGAGCTACTCCGGTTGTTGCCCGCATTGCGAAAGAACAGGGAGCGCTGACTGTCGGCGTTGTCACAAAGCCATTCCGTTTTGAATCCAGAACACGTATGTCAAACGCCCTTGGCGGTATAGATAAATTAAAAGAGAATGTAGACACATTGATTGTCATCCCCAATGATAAGCTTTTGGAAGTAGTGGACAGGCGTACTACTATGCCGGAGGCCCTGAAGAAAGCGGATGAAGTGCTTCAGCAAGGTATTCAGGGCATCACAGACTTGATTAATGTGCCGTCTTTGATTAACCTGGACTTTGCAGATATCCAGACAGTCATGAAGGACAAGGGTATCGCACATATTGGCATTGGTGCAGGACGGGGAGATGACAAGGCTCTGGAGGCAGTGAAGCAGGCTGTTGCCAGTCCGCTGCTTGAGACAACCATCCAGGGTGCGTCCCACGTTATTATTAATATTTCTGGTGACATCACACTGATGGATGCATCAGATGCTGCAGAATATGTACAGGAGCTTGCCGGGGAAAATGCGAATATTATCTTTGGCGCTATGTATGATGATTCCAAGTCAGATGAGGCAACCATTACTGTAATCGCCACAGGCTTACATAATGTAGGCGGAAGCTCATCTAAGCTGAAGGCAAGGCTGGAGGGCCAGCAGAAGGTAGGGTCTATCCTCCCATCAGGGGATATGGTGAAGAGGACGGCAGCAGACCCAGAGCGCCGGATGGCCGGCACAGTAAGGCCGACAGGTACGGTAAGGCCTTCAGGGGCCGCAGCGCCGCGGCAGTCCAGCGGTACAATGCCGACTCTGGAACAGCCAAGGACTGCCCCTTCCGGGAAAGTAAAAGAACAGTCTATCAAAATTCCAGACTTTTTCAAAAAGTAGAGTATGTTATAAGATTAAGGGCAGGAGACTTCGCGTGGAAGTTTCCTGCTTTCGTTTTTAAGGGGAATGTGTTTCATGGGGCAGAAAATCTCTTACAAATTCTGCTGTGTAAGTGAAAAGTAGTTTCCAGAATGTTCCTTTTTGTCGAAATAATCTATCTATCCCCGTCACTATCTGACAAATTTCCATAACCTTACCATATATAATAAATCTTGCTTGAGTGCCAAATCGATTTAGTACCAACGAGAAAGAGGGTGGAGCATGTACTATGAACTATACATAGACGTGTTGTTTCTTGTGAATTTCATGATGGATTCCCTGCTGCTCCTGTCAATCAATCAGATACTGAAATGTTCTGCCACACATGGACGTATTTTTTCAGGAGGGGCCCTGGGGGCCGCGCTGACCTGTGCGGTGACGGCTGTGCCGGCGCCGGGGGTTGTGAAATTTCTGTTATTCCACACGGTAGTCAATACAATAATGATTAAAACAGGATTAAGAGTCAAAGGAAAAAAACAATTTTGGAAAGCATTTGTGTTGTTGTATATCACATCCTTCCTCTTCGGAGGGATCCTGCAGGCACTACATCCCTATGTGCGAACAGGCAGTCTGTTTTTCGCGGCGGCAGTTGGCTGCTATTATGTCATAAAGTGCTGCTGGAAATTTTTTGTAAGGCTTCAGTCAGTGCAGAAAAAGGTATGTGATATTACCCTGTACACCAGTACAGGAGAGCAGAAGGTGAAAGCGTTAATTGACACGGGCAACGGCCTGGAGGACAATTTTTCAAAGGAGCCTGTGAGTGTGATAGATAAGACTCTGGCAAGGAGTGTCCTGGCAGATGAGGATTTAAAAAATGGCTTCCACTATATACCATACCGGACTGTTGGGAAAGAGAGTATTATGCCTGTATTCCGGATCAGAAAAATGTGTATACATCTGGAGGAGGAAAGATGGGTGGAGGCGCCGGTAATCGGAGTCTGCGAGGAGCGTGTTTCAGAACAGCAAGAATATCAGATGATTTTAAATCCTGACTTATTAGGAGGCATATAAAGATGGTTGTAAAAGTAGCAGTACCCCAGCATTTTAAACTGAAAGTAATACCAGACATCAGAAGTATTTTCTTTTCTAACCACAAGGAAATACACTATATTGGAGGATCCGAGGTGCTGCCCGCCCCCTTGGAGACAGCGAGGGAGACAGAGGTGATACAGCACCTTGGGTCCGAATATGATGAGGAGGCGAAAAAGCTTCTTATTGAGCATAACCTGCGCCTGGTGGTCTACATAGCTAAAAAATTTGATAATACCGGCGTGGGGGTGGAAGATTTAATTTCCATAGGTACAATTGGCCTGATCAAAGCGATCAATACATTCAACCCTACAAAGAAGATCAAGCTGGCTACCTATGCGTCGCGCTGTATTGAGAATGAGATTCTCATGTATCTGCGCAGAAACAGCAAGACGAAAATGGAGGTATCCATAGATGAGCCGCTGAATGTGGACTGGGACGGCAATGAGCTTTTGCTGTCAGATATTCTTGGCACTGAGGAGGATACGATCTATAAGGACTTGGAGAATGAAGCAGAACGGAAGCTTCTGATTAAAGCTATCAATAAGCTTTCCAGCAGGGAGAAGCTCATCGTAAAGATGCGTTTCGGCCTGGATAATCCAGACGGGGAGGAGAAAACCCAGAAGGAAGTGGCGGATCTGCTGGGCATATCCCAGTCTTACATATCCCGCCTTGAGAAAAAGATTATGCAGAGGCTGAAAAGAGAAATGGTCAGGTATGAGTAGGGACTAAGCAAAGGGCAGGAGACTGCCGCAGGTGCATATTCACCTGCGGCAGTACCTTGCCCTTTAGAGCTGCAATGGCATTTATAAATCGAAGAAATAATACGAGAAAGTCAGGGTCTCCCATTAACATATGAGTAAAAATCTTCCATAGAAAAATCTGTAGGCAGGCCAGCTAAATCGGGCCGCCCGTTCTCTATATGATCTTGCTTCAATTTAAGCCATTGTACAAACATCATTGGATCGTTTTGCCATTTATCATTTACCCATTTTTCTTGCTCTTCACGTATAAATTCAAGCCTCTCCCCATAAGATAAGTTTAGACTATTGGCTTTTTCTAAAGTTTTAGCTAAATGAGTATTAGAACTTATTATGGTTTCCCCGCCAATCGTCCATTCTCTTGGTATTTTTATAGATACAGGGTCGGTGACATTCAATGTATCCTTTTGAGCGGTCCCTTCTGGACTAAGTTCTAATCTATCGGTGGACATAGCATATTCTGGTTTCAATTCCACCGTCTGCATAGCTGGTGTTTGTCTTATCAATGTATTTACATTATTCTGCATATAGTTGACATATCCTGATACGTTCATATTTTTTACCTCACTCAGTTCCTTTCCTCTTCGTATCATTCCCCTCATTTTTACCCTATGATGATTGAGTATTTAAATAATGTCACTCCCTCATAAATCTTATCGGCATTCTCATTAAAAAATTAACTATAGGCAGTTAAATTTTTGTTTATATCGTCTAATGTTTGTGAGCGATGTTCTGCTCATTCCCCCTCCCGGAGGCCAGAGTATGAATGAACGGCAGCCGTATACAGATATAACGCCCGCAGCTTGAAAAGGCCATGGACAAATTGGACGCTAGCTAATGTAAATGAGCCTTGTATGTGTTATGATAAATACTATAGATTCCAAAGATACCCCAAAGGCATACTGTAATATATGCCCTGATCCCAATAAAAGGTATTGTTTGGAGCAAACGGACAAAATATAAAAAGTATTCTAAGAAAAGGTTGGTGAATGAAATGAAATTGACATTTTTGAGGGCGGCCCATGAAGTGACGGGCAGCTGCCATCTGCTGGAGGCGGCAGGAAAGAAGATTTTGATTGACTGTGGCATGGAGCAGGGGCCTGATTTGTATGAGAATCCAGAACTTCCGGTCCCGGAACAGGAGATTGATTATGTATTGCTGACCCATGCCCACATCGATCATTCAGGCCTCTTGCCCCTGCTGGCTAAAAGAGGGTTTAAGGGTGATATTTTTACGACCTTTGCAACTGCGGATTTGTGTAACATTATGCTCCGTGACAGTGCCCATATCCAGGAGTTTGAGGCTGAATGGAGGAACAGGAAGGGAAAACGTGCAGGGCAGCCTGTATTTGAACCTATCTATGTGATGCAGGATGCTTTGGATGCGATTGCCCTGCTTGTGCCGTGCCAGTATGGGGAGAGGATACGGCTCTGTGATGGCATTGAAATAAGGTTTACGGATGTGGGCCATTTGCTTGGGTCGGCGAGTATAGAGGTATGGGCGGCAGAGGGCGGCATACAGAAGAAGATTGTCTTTTCAGGGGATGTGGGGAATAAGAACCAGCCCATCATCAAAGATCCCAGTTATACGGATACGGCAGATTATGTGGTTGTAGAGTCCACATACGGGAACCGCCTGCATTCCACGGAAGAGGTGGATTATGTAGGGGAATTTACCCGTGTCCTTAGGGAGACTTTTGAGAAAGGCGGAAATGTTGTAATTCCCTCCTTTGCCGTAGGCAGGACTCAGGAGATGCTATATTTTATCCGGGAAATCAAGGAAAAGAATCTGTTGAAGGAATACCCTGATTTTGAAGTATATCTGGACAGTCCCCTGGCCATTGAGGCCACCAAGGTATTTACAAAAAATATGAGGGACTGTTTTGACGAGGAGGCCATGAGGCTGGTGAATACCGGTGTGAACCCGCTCGTATTCCCTGGACTGAAAACTTCCACAACAAGTGAAGATTCCAAAATGATTAATTTCATTGAGAAGCCAAAGGTTATTATTTCCGCCTCAGGCATGTGTGATGCGGGGCGCATACGCCATCACTTAAAACACAATCTGTGGCGCCCCGAATGTACAATTCTCTTTGTAGGCTACCAGTCCGGCGGGACTCTGGGGCGACGGCTGCTGGACGGAGAAAAAAATATAAGATTATTCGGCGAGCCTATCGAAGTACATGCCAGAATAGAGAGCCTGCACGGAATCAGCGGGCACGCGGACAAAGACGGACTGCTGGACTGGCTGGGGGGATTTCAGAGTCCGATCCAGAGGGTCTTTGTAGTCCATGGTGAGGATAAAGTAACAGAGGAGTTCGCCCAGACGATACAGGAAAGGCTGGGGTATGAGGCATGGGCCCCCTTCCCCGGAGGCCAGGCCGATCTGTCTGCCAACAAGATTGTCAGTGAGGGAACCAGTATACCTGTGAAGGCAAGGAAACCAACCCAAAAGAGAGTGGAGGATGCCTTTGAAAGACTGCTGGCAGCAGGCCGGCAGCTTTTGGATGTGATTCAGAAAAACCGGGAGATTTCTAATAAGGATAAGGCCAAATTTGAAAATCAAATACGGAACCTGGCTAATAAATGGGATAGATGGGATTGACAAATGATGGAATTAATTCTGAAATAGGAGAAAACTGACGCAGGCTTGCCTTCTTAAATCCCGTTGTCAAGGACTAAAACTTTTTTTAATTTTCGCTCCAAAGAATAACTGAAGGGAAGAATGAGAATCATTTTACTAGATCTAAATATTTCGGCTAGGAGGATTCTTATTATGGCTTTAAATAAGGTTGAGTTATGCGGGGTGAATACGGCAAAGCTGCCGCTTCTGAAGGAGGAGGAGAAGGAGGCATTGTTTGCCCGTATTAAAGAAGGGGATGAAGAGGCACGGGAGGAATACATTAAAGGGAACCTGCGTTTAGTGTTAAGTGTGATTAAGCGGTTTTCTGGGAGCAATGAGAATGCAGACGATTTATTTCAGATAGGCTGTGTGGGACTGATGAAAGCTGTGGATCATTTTGACCCGGGCCGCCTGGTGAAGTTTTCTACTTATGCGGTGCCTATGATTATTGGAGAGATCCGGCGTTATCTAAGGGATAATAATTCTATCCGTGTGAGCCGCTCTTTGCGCGATACGGCATACAAGGCTATTTACGCAAGGGAAGGCTATATGAAAAAGCACCTTAAGGAACCTACAGTGCAGGAAATTGCTGAGGAGATAGGTATCTCCAAAGAGGACATTGTTTTTGCACTGGATGCCATACAGATGCCCATGAGCCTCCATGAGCCGGTCTACAGTGATGGGGGAGACACGCTGTATGTGATGGATCAGGTAAGTGACAAGAAAAATAAAGAGGAAAACTGGGTAGAAGAGCTGTCTTTAGAGGCGGCAATGGAGAGGCTGAACGAGAGGGAGCGCTATATTATCACGCTTCGGTTTTTTGAGGGGAAAACCCAGATGGAAGTTGCTGAGGAGATTAAGATATCCCAGGCACAGGTCAGCAGGCTGGAAAAAAATGCGCTGAAGGTGATGAAGCAGTATCTCCTTGGATAACACTACAATGAAATAATGGTTGAAATTTCCACGGCTTCATACTATTATAGACATAGACTAAAGAGAGGTACGGTAAAAGCCATGTATAAAGCTTGTATATTTGACCTGGATGGGACTTTGACGGATACGCTGGATTCCCTCACTTTTTCTGTGAACGGGACTCTTGAGGAGATGGGGTTTGCTGCCATCGACAGAGAGAAGTGCCGCATGCTCGTGGGGAATGGCGCAAGAGTGCTGATGGAGAAAGCCCTTCTAGCAGGGGGCGCGGAAAATCTGGATCGTATAGACGAGGCCATGCAGATTTATGGGCGTATATTTGACGCCAACTGCACATATCATGTAATACCGTACCAGGGGATCCAAGAGCTTTTGGATGACCTGAGGGCATCCGGCGTCCAGCTGGGGGTTCTGTCCAACAAACCTGACAGGCAGGCTGTCCATGTAGTGGAGGAGATATTCGGGAAGGATGTATTCCAATGGGTACAGGGCCAAAAGGAAGGAGTGCCCAGGAAACCGGATCCTTTCGCCGCCCTTAAGATAGCCCAGATATTCAATGCCCTGCCCCGGGAGTGTGTGTATATTGGGGACTCAGAGGTGGATATAGCGACGGGGACGGCTGCAGGGATGGTGACAGTAGGAGTTGACTGGGGGTTTAGGGACAGAGAGACTCTCAGGGCAGCCAAAGCCGCACACATTGTAAGTACCCCAAAAGAGCTTAAGGAGTTAATAATGAGACAGGAGGTATAGGATCATGAATGAGTATGATGAGGAGTGCCTGCAGGCATTTTTGAAAAACCAGTCACAGTTATTTGATGAGCCGGTGGCAGAGACACTTGAGGAGGCGGAGGCCTTTCTGGAGGACTGTATGGCAGTGGTGGTTGATACCATTAGTGAAGTGAGAGAATACTTTGAAGAGAGTGGGATTGATGTGGATACTATGTCTGATGAAGAGGTAGAGGAAGCATCTGAGGTCTTTTTACTTCCGGGAGGACGTTACCTGGTTGTGGAGGGATAGCTCTGATACTTAAGGATATAGGCGCAAGCAGAAGCCGCAGTACTTATTTGACTGCGGCTTTTCCTGTCGCTTCTTTTATGGCTTCCAGTATGACCTGGGAGGTATAGGGAGTTTCATCAGACAGAGTAATGTCATCCAGTGACTGTTTTTCATATACTTGTTCTGCTATATCTTCGATGGCAGGCTGGATGAGGGGGAATGTGGTCGTGACTGCCTCATCTAGGTTGGAAAACCGGATTGAGTTGATGTGAGACTCATCTACAGACACCTCAACCTCCAGGTTTGTATTGTTCAAAGTAAGCGTAGACGTGTAAATTCCCGGAGTGTACTGCTTTTTCGCATCTGCATTTTTATCTTTTCCTCCGGGGCCGAACATTACAACCAGCAGGATAATCAGAAGAATGCCGAGCACTGCAAATACGGCAGTATAAATGATTTCTTTCATATGCAGAACGATGATTTTTGTTTTGGAACCCATAGTGAGACCTCCTGTGTTAGTCAAATTCACTTTAAGAGAATGGGAAATTGAAGTTGCCTTCCAGGCACGTTTTTTGTCTGCCCGCCTTTGGGGCAAAAGTGACAAGGCGCCCTTTGGATATGCCCATTACGCTTTTTATAAGTGTATGACATAGGATGGAAAAATATTCACGGCTTTTGCGTGACAAACAGAGGGCCATCCTGTAAAATAAATAAGAAATTAAATATTTCGGTGCAGGCTGGCCGGGCAGCAGCCATCCAACATATACGCAGCCCTGGCCGCGCCGCAGATATATAAAGAGGTGAAAATGATGTTTATAATAGCCGGACTGGGGAATCCAGACAGACAATATGAAGGGACAAGGCACAATGTAGGTTTTGATGTCATTGACAGGATGGCGGAGAAATACAATATAGATGTGGGGATTAAAAAGCACAGGGCATTGATTGGCAAGGGGATAATTAAGGGGCAGAAAGCCATCCTGGCAAAACCACAGACTTATATGAATTTAAGCGGAGAAAGTATCGGCAGCCTTGTTGAGTACTACAAGACAGATGTAGAAAACGAGCTGATTATCATTTATGACGATGTTAGCCTTGAGGTGGGACAGCTCCGTATCCGCGCCAAGGGCAGTCCGGGGGGGCATAATGGAATCAAGAATATTATTGCCCACCTGGGGGGGCAGGCATTCCCCAGAATTAAAATAGGGGTGGGAGAAAAACCCCGCGGATATGATTTGGCGGACTATGTACTGGGGCATTTTTCAAAGGCAGAGAGAGTGTTCATGGAAGAGGGGTATGAGAATGCAGTGCATGCGGCTGAGATGATTGTGCAGGGAGAAATCCAGGCGGCAATGAATGAGTATAACCGTAAAAAGAAGGAAGAGTAGAGATATGCAGGCTTTGTTGGCACCGCTTGCCGAATTGGCGGAATATAAAGAAATCTTCGGCGGACGTACAAAGGGGAAGGGCATTCTGCAGATTGCAGGGTGTGTCAGCTCCCAGAAAACCCATCTGATATACGCCCTCAGTGGGGGGCGTTTTTATCGTATTCTGATTTTTTCCAGTGACGAGAAGGCGAAACGGGCATATGAAGAATACAGATTCCTGGATGAAAATGTTTATCTGTATCCAGCCAGGGATCTGCTTTTTTATCATGCAGATATTAAAGGGAAGTATATCAGCAAACAGCGGATGGAAGTGATAAAGTCTATATTAGAGGCAGGGGGCACAGAGGGGGCGCCGTCTGTTAAGGGCATGACTGTCATTACTACCATGGATGCCTTTTTGGATGGGATGCCTGCATTGGAGCGGCTTAGAAGGCAGGCAATCCATATCGGCGGGGAAGATGCTGTTGACTTCGGGCAGCTTCAAAAACGCCTGGCAGCCATGGGGTATGAGAGGGAAGCGCAGATTGAGGGCCCTGGGCAGTTCGCAGTCCGGGGCGGCATATTAGACGTATTCCCGCTCACTGAGGAGCAGCCTGTAAGAATCGAACTGTGGGGGGATGAAGTTGATTCTATACGTACCTTTGATGTGGAGAGCCAGCGCTCTATAGAAAACTTAGAAGAGCTTGTGATCTATCCGGCAGCAGAGATCCGGGAAGGGGACAGTGAAAATGTCTCTTTTCTGGATTATTTTCCGCCAGAGGAAAGCCTTCTATTCCTGGATGAACCCATCCGTCTTGTGGAGCGGGCAGATGAGGCAGAAAAAGAATTTAAAAGCAGCCAGGAGAATAGGGCGGAGGCCGGCCTTACAGAGGAAGAAGCATTGGCGGTTTTTCCTGTAAAAGAAATTATTGAGAAGATGAACCAATATTCCGGGGTAGGTTTAACGACCCTGGAATCAAAGTGCGGCGGCTTTCATGTGCGGAAAACATACAGCCTCCAGACAAAGGGTGTGAACCCTTATAATAATAGCTTTGAGACTCTTACAAGAGATTTAAAGAGGCTAAAGAGGAGCGGCTACAGAGTTGTCCTGCTTTCAGGCTCAAGGACGCGGGCAAAAAGGCTGGCAGAGGATCTGCGGGATTATGACCTGAGCAGTTTTTATAGTGAGAATATGGACAGAGAGGTACAGCCGGGGGAAATTATGGCGGCCTATGGCCATGTGGCCGAGGGATATGAATACCCTATGCTGAAATTCATGGTGATATCTGAGACGGATATTTTTGGAAAGCATAAAAA of the Luxibacter massiliensis genome contains:
- the ftsZ gene encoding cell division protein FtsZ yields the protein MLEIKTNESEAAARIIVIGVGGGGNNAVNRMIEEQIAGVEFIAINTDKQALQLCKAPTLMQIGEKLTKGLGAGAQPEVGEKAAEESAEEISAALKGADMVFVTCGMGGGTGTGATPVVARIAKEQGALTVGVVTKPFRFESRTRMSNALGGIDKLKENVDTLIVIPNDKLLEVVDRRTTMPEALKKADEVLQQGIQGITDLINVPSLINLDFADIQTVMKDKGIAHIGIGAGRGDDKALEAVKQAVASPLLETTIQGASHVIINISGDITLMDASDAAEYVQELAGENANIIFGAMYDDSKSDEATITVIATGLHNVGGSSSKLKARLEGQQKVGSILPSGDMVKRTAADPERRMAGTVRPTGTVRPSGAAAPRQSSGTMPTLEQPRTAPSGKVKEQSIKIPDFFKK
- a CDS encoding sigma-E processing peptidase SpoIIGA, encoding MYYELYIDVLFLVNFMMDSLLLLSINQILKCSATHGRIFSGGALGAALTCAVTAVPAPGVVKFLLFHTVVNTIMIKTGLRVKGKKQFWKAFVLLYITSFLFGGILQALHPYVRTGSLFFAAAVGCYYVIKCCWKFFVRLQSVQKKVCDITLYTSTGEQKVKALIDTGNGLEDNFSKEPVSVIDKTLARSVLADEDLKNGFHYIPYRTVGKESIMPVFRIRKMCIHLEEERWVEAPVIGVCEERVSEQQEYQMILNPDLLGGI
- the sigE gene encoding RNA polymerase sporulation sigma factor SigE — its product is MVVKVAVPQHFKLKVIPDIRSIFFSNHKEIHYIGGSEVLPAPLETARETEVIQHLGSEYDEEAKKLLIEHNLRLVVYIAKKFDNTGVGVEDLISIGTIGLIKAINTFNPTKKIKLATYASRCIENEILMYLRRNSKTKMEVSIDEPLNVDWDGNELLLSDILGTEEDTIYKDLENEAERKLLIKAINKLSSREKLIVKMRFGLDNPDGEEKTQKEVADLLGISQSYISRLEKKIMQRLKREMVRYE
- a CDS encoding MBL fold metallo-hydrolase RNA specificity domain-containing protein; this encodes MKLTFLRAAHEVTGSCHLLEAAGKKILIDCGMEQGPDLYENPELPVPEQEIDYVLLTHAHIDHSGLLPLLAKRGFKGDIFTTFATADLCNIMLRDSAHIQEFEAEWRNRKGKRAGQPVFEPIYVMQDALDAIALLVPCQYGERIRLCDGIEIRFTDVGHLLGSASIEVWAAEGGIQKKIVFSGDVGNKNQPIIKDPSYTDTADYVVVESTYGNRLHSTEEVDYVGEFTRVLRETFEKGGNVVIPSFAVGRTQEMLYFIREIKEKNLLKEYPDFEVYLDSPLAIEATKVFTKNMRDCFDEEAMRLVNTGVNPLVFPGLKTSTTSEDSKMINFIEKPKVIISASGMCDAGRIRHHLKHNLWRPECTILFVGYQSGGTLGRRLLDGEKNIRLFGEPIEVHARIESLHGISGHADKDGLLDWLGGFQSPIQRVFVVHGEDKVTEEFAQTIQERLGYEAWAPFPGGQADLSANKIVSEGTSIPVKARKPTQKRVEDAFERLLAAGRQLLDVIQKNREISNKDKAKFENQIRNLANKWDRWD
- the sigG gene encoding RNA polymerase sporulation sigma factor SigG, translated to MALNKVELCGVNTAKLPLLKEEEKEALFARIKEGDEEAREEYIKGNLRLVLSVIKRFSGSNENADDLFQIGCVGLMKAVDHFDPGRLVKFSTYAVPMIIGEIRRYLRDNNSIRVSRSLRDTAYKAIYAREGYMKKHLKEPTVQEIAEEIGISKEDIVFALDAIQMPMSLHEPVYSDGGDTLYVMDQVSDKKNKEENWVEELSLEAAMERLNERERYIITLRFFEGKTQMEVAEEIKISQAQVSRLEKNALKVMKQYLLG
- a CDS encoding HAD family hydrolase, producing the protein MYKACIFDLDGTLTDTLDSLTFSVNGTLEEMGFAAIDREKCRMLVGNGARVLMEKALLAGGAENLDRIDEAMQIYGRIFDANCTYHVIPYQGIQELLDDLRASGVQLGVLSNKPDRQAVHVVEEIFGKDVFQWVQGQKEGVPRKPDPFAALKIAQIFNALPRECVYIGDSEVDIATGTAAGMVTVGVDWGFRDRETLRAAKAAHIVSTPKELKELIMRQEV
- a CDS encoding glyoxalase, yielding MNEYDEECLQAFLKNQSQLFDEPVAETLEEAEAFLEDCMAVVVDTISEVREYFEESGIDVDTMSDEEVEEASEVFLLPGGRYLVVEG
- the pth gene encoding aminoacyl-tRNA hydrolase codes for the protein MFIIAGLGNPDRQYEGTRHNVGFDVIDRMAEKYNIDVGIKKHRALIGKGIIKGQKAILAKPQTYMNLSGESIGSLVEYYKTDVENELIIIYDDVSLEVGQLRIRAKGSPGGHNGIKNIIAHLGGQAFPRIKIGVGEKPRGYDLADYVLGHFSKAERVFMEEGYENAVHAAEMIVQGEIQAAMNEYNRKKKEE